The following are encoded together in the Blautia obeum ATCC 29174 genome:
- a CDS encoding ClpP family protease → MSEKEIENDKQQALDKEEKENEQIREMGELTLDQNVKRHRIELLTIIGEVEGHDAAPSQSKTTKYEHVLPKLAMIEDDENVEGLLILLNTVGGDVEAGLAIAEMIASLSIPTVSLVLGGGHSIGVPMAVSADYSFAVPSATMVIHPVRSSGMFIGVAQTYRNMEKIQDRITGFIAAHSRASQERLEELMLDTSQLVKDVGTLLEGEEAVKEGLIDEIGGIREALAKLHEMIDAKNNKI, encoded by the coding sequence ATGTCTGAAAAAGAAATCGAGAATGACAAACAGCAGGCTTTGGATAAAGAAGAAAAAGAAAATGAGCAGATCAGGGAAATGGGTGAGTTGACACTTGACCAGAATGTGAAGAGACACCGGATCGAACTTCTGACGATCATTGGTGAAGTAGAAGGCCATGATGCTGCACCGTCGCAGAGTAAAACAACAAAATATGAACATGTTCTGCCAAAACTTGCAATGATCGAAGACGATGAAAACGTGGAAGGACTTCTGATTCTTTTGAATACGGTTGGCGGTGATGTGGAGGCAGGACTTGCTATTGCAGAGATGATTGCTTCTTTGAGTATTCCAACGGTATCTCTGGTTCTTGGCGGCGGTCATTCAATCGGTGTGCCGATGGCTGTGTCAGCAGATTATTCTTTTGCTGTGCCAAGTGCCACGATGGTAATTCATCCGGTGCGTTCGAGTGGGATGTTTATAGGTGTTGCTCAGACTTATCGGAATATGGAAAAAATTCAGGATCGTATCACAGGCTTTATTGCGGCACATTCCAGAGCTTCGCAGGAACGACTGGAAGAACTGATGCTGGATACCAGTCAGCTGGTCAAAGATGTCGGAACGCTTCTGGAAGGTGAGGAGGCAGTAAAAGAAGGGCTGATTGATGAGATTGGAGGAATTCGTGAGGCACTTGCAAAACTGCATGAGATGATTGACGCGAAAAATAATAAAATATAA
- a CDS encoding sulfide/dihydroorotate dehydrogenase-like FAD/NAD-binding protein translates to MYKILKAETLAAKIHLMVVHAPRVASHCQPGQFIIVKMDEKGERIPLTICDYDRKEGTITIVFQEVGASTIKMSELKAGDSFRDFVGPLGCPSEFVHEDIEELKKKKMVFVAGGVGTAPVYPQVKWLHEHGITADVILGSKTKDMVILEKELAAVSNLYVTTDDGSYGRSGMVTKTLEDLVTNEGKSYDVCVAIGPMIMMKFVCLLTKKLGIHTIVSMNPIMVDGTGMCGACRLQVGDEIKFACVDGPEFDGHLVDFDQAMKRSQMYKTEEGRALLKLQEGDTHHGGCGQCGGDK, encoded by the coding sequence ATGTATAAGATTTTAAAAGCTGAGACACTGGCAGCTAAGATCCATCTTATGGTTGTACATGCACCGCGTGTTGCAAGCCACTGTCAGCCAGGACAATTTATCATCGTAAAAATGGATGAAAAGGGCGAGAGAATCCCGCTTACAATTTGCGACTATGACCGCAAAGAAGGAACTATTACAATCGTGTTCCAGGAAGTTGGAGCATCTACAATTAAGATGTCCGAATTAAAGGCTGGAGATTCTTTCCGTGATTTCGTAGGACCTCTGGGATGTCCTTCTGAATTTGTTCATGAAGACATCGAAGAACTTAAGAAAAAGAAAATGGTATTCGTAGCCGGAGGTGTTGGTACAGCACCTGTTTATCCGCAGGTAAAATGGCTTCACGAGCATGGTATTACTGCAGACGTAATCCTTGGTTCCAAAACAAAGGATATGGTTATTCTTGAAAAAGAACTTGCAGCTGTTTCCAACCTTTATGTTACAACAGATGACGGATCTTATGGACGTTCCGGTATGGTAACAAAGACTCTGGAAGATCTCGTTACTAACGAAGGAAAGAGCTATGATGTCTGTGTTGCAATCGGACCGATGATCATGATGAAATTTGTCTGTCTTCTTACTAAGAAGCTTGGTATCCACACAATCGTCAGCATGAACCCGATCATGGTTGACGGAACTGGTATGTGTGGAGCATGTCGTCTCCAGGTTGGCGATGAAATTAAATTTGCCTGCGTAGACGGACCGGAATTCGACGGACATCTCGTTGATTTTGATCAGGCTATGAAGAGAAGCCAGATGTACAAGACTGAAGAAGGACGTGCATTACTGAAGCTTCAGGAAGGCGATACCCACCACGGTGGATGCGGACAGTGCGGAGGTGACAAGTAA